From one Bacteroidota bacterium genomic stretch:
- a CDS encoding dehydrogenase E1 component subunit alpha/beta: MRYNREGLSDETLIDLYKALIKPRIIEEKMLVLLRQGKLAKWFSGIGQEAISVGTAMALHRDEYILPMHRNLGVFTVRGIPLNRLFSQFAGKPGGFTKGRDRSFHMGTQEFHIVGMISHLGPQMGVADGIALGNLLKANPHVTAVFTGDGATSEGDFHESINVAAVWDLPVIFIIENNGYGLSTPSSEQFRCKQFIDKAIGYGMEGVQVDGNNILEVYNTVNQLASSMRERPRPVLLECMTFRMRGHEEASGTKYVPQELFEMWGKKDPIRNYEEFLLSEGVIDEDFVKMVRAAIKEEIELGLEISSSEKDIEPNDERELADKYAPSSKETIQPVSSTKTEKRFLDAITDAMKQAMERHPNLVIMGQDIAEYGGAFKATQGFVEQFGKMRVRNTPLCESAIVGTGLGLSINNCKSIVEMQFADFVTCGFNQIVNNLAKTHYRWGQHADVVIRMPTGAGVGAGPFHSQSTEAWFFHVPGLKIVYPAFPDDAKGLLAAAIEDPNPVMYFEHKALYRSISGEVHDDYFTTEIGKAKVVREGNDLTIVTYGLGVHWAMEILDKHKHISADLIDLLTLLPWDEKTVLDSVKRTGKVLMMHEDTMTGGIGGEITARIAEKCFQYLDAAPVRIAALDTAVPMSNALEWNFLPKHRFEQALLSLSAY, encoded by the coding sequence ATCAGGTACAATCGGGAAGGACTTTCCGATGAAACTTTAATTGATCTTTATAAAGCGCTCATAAAACCCCGTATCATCGAGGAGAAGATGTTGGTGCTCCTCCGTCAGGGGAAGTTGGCGAAATGGTTCAGTGGAATAGGTCAGGAAGCTATTTCTGTTGGGACCGCCATGGCTTTGCATCGTGACGAGTATATTTTACCTATGCATCGAAATCTGGGTGTGTTCACGGTTCGAGGTATTCCTTTGAATCGCTTGTTTTCGCAGTTCGCAGGGAAGCCCGGTGGATTTACAAAAGGTCGCGATCGCTCCTTCCACATGGGTACTCAGGAATTTCATATTGTTGGAATGATTTCTCATTTAGGTCCACAGATGGGTGTCGCCGATGGCATTGCCTTGGGTAACCTGTTGAAAGCTAATCCTCATGTTACTGCTGTTTTTACAGGAGATGGAGCAACCAGCGAAGGCGATTTTCATGAGAGTATCAATGTGGCAGCTGTATGGGATCTGCCGGTTATTTTTATCATTGAAAACAATGGATATGGATTGAGTACTCCCAGCAGTGAGCAATTCCGTTGCAAGCAATTTATTGATAAAGCCATAGGATACGGAATGGAAGGCGTTCAGGTGGATGGAAATAATATACTTGAAGTTTATAACACCGTGAATCAACTTGCATCATCTATGCGGGAGAGACCTCGTCCGGTTTTATTAGAATGTATGACCTTCCGTATGAGAGGTCATGAAGAAGCTTCAGGAACTAAGTATGTTCCTCAGGAATTATTTGAGATGTGGGGGAAAAAGGACCCGATTCGCAATTATGAAGAGTTTCTTCTGAGTGAAGGGGTGATTGATGAGGACTTTGTTAAGATGGTCCGTGCAGCTATCAAGGAAGAAATTGAACTCGGACTTGAAATTTCATCTTCAGAAAAGGATATCGAGCCCAATGATGAAAGAGAATTGGCCGATAAGTATGCTCCTTCTTCTAAAGAAACGATTCAACCGGTTTCATCCACCAAAACAGAAAAGCGTTTTTTAGATGCCATCACAGATGCGATGAAGCAAGCGATGGAACGTCATCCCAATTTGGTTATCATGGGTCAGGATATCGCAGAGTACGGTGGTGCCTTTAAAGCGACACAGGGCTTTGTAGAGCAGTTTGGAAAGATGAGAGTTCGCAATACGCCACTCTGTGAATCAGCTATCGTAGGAACCGGATTGGGACTCAGTATCAATAACTGTAAGTCTATTGTGGAGATGCAGTTCGCCGATTTTGTGACCTGTGGATTTAATCAGATTGTAAATAATCTGGCGAAAACACATTACCGATGGGGACAACATGCGGATGTCGTGATTCGAATGCCTACCGGTGCAGGTGTCGGAGCAGGGCCTTTTCATTCGCAATCAACAGAAGCCTGGTTTTTTCACGTACCCGGACTAAAAATTGTTTACCCGGCTTTTCCTGATGATGCCAAAGGTTTGCTCGCCGCAGCTATAGAAGATCCAAATCCGGTAATGTACTTCGAACATAAAGCGTTGTATAGAAGTATTAGCGGAGAGGTGCATGATGATTACTTCACCACAGAAATTGGTAAAGCAAAAGTGGTGCGTGAAGGAAATGACCTCACTATTGTTACCTATGGTTTAGGCGTGCATTGGGCGATGGAAATACTGGATAAGCATAAACATATTTCTGCCGACCTGATTGATTTACTTACGTTGCTTCCCTGGGATGAAAAGACCGTACTGGATTCAGTAAAGAGAACAGGAAAAGTGTTGATGATGCATGAAGATACAATGACGGGAGGAATAGGAGGGGAGATAACGGCAAGGATAGCCGAAAAGTGTTTTCAATACCTTGATGCAGCCCCGGTAAGAATTGCAGCATTGGATACTGCTGTGCCTATGTCTAATGCTTTAGAATGGAATTTTTTACCGAAGCACCGCTTTGAACAGGCCCTGCTATCGCTGTCGGCTTATTAG